Proteins found in one Silene latifolia isolate original U9 population unplaced genomic scaffold, ASM4854445v1 scaffold_20.1, whole genome shotgun sequence genomic segment:
- the LOC141638329 gene encoding dehydration-responsive element-binding protein 1B-like produces MDNNFNAQSSNVASGSTSPTSEEDVLLASSCPKKRAGRKKFKETRHPVYRGVRQRNGNRWVCEVRTPIDNSRIWLGTYPTAEMAARAHDVAALALRGPTACLNFADSAWRLPIPASNDARDIQRAAAEAGELFRQAELPFEEASQDNEICTHETGVTNNNNPETEMTNNNNNNNNNNNNNNNNNNNNNNDEVAYMDEEAFFNMPSLIDNMAQGLLLPPPSNSWGGEDDGGSDCEVSLWNH; encoded by the coding sequence ATGGATAATAATTTCAACGCGCAAAGCTCAAACGTGGCTAGTGGTAGCACCTCGCCGACATCGGAGGAAGACGTTTTACTGGCGTCGAGTTGTCCGAAAAAGAGAGCCGGGAGGAAGAAGTTCAAGGAGACACGACACCCCGTGTACAGGGGAGTGAGGCAGAGGAACGGGAATAGGTGGGTTTGCGAAGTACGCACACCCATCGACAACTCTAGGATATGGCTAGGCACATATCCTACAGCTGAGATGGCAGCCAGGGCTCACGACGTGGCTGCATTGGCCCTTAGGGGTCCTACAGCTTGCCTCAACTTTGCAGACTCTGCCTGGCGCCTGCCAATTCCAGCCTCGAACGACGCCCGTGATATTCAGCGAGCAGCGGCCGAGGCTGGGGAGTTATTCCGCCAGGCAGAGCTTCCTTTCGAGGAAGCTAGTCAGGACAACGAAATTTGTACCCATGAGACTGGAGTAACAAATAATAATAACCCTGAGACTGAAatgacaaataataataataataataataataataataataataataataataataataataataataataatgatgaagtTGCTTATATGGATGAGGAGGCATTTTTTAATATGCCTAGCTTGATAGACAATATGGCTCAAGGGTTGTTGCTTCCTCCACCTAGTAACTCATGGGGTGGAGAGGATGATGGAGGAAGTGATTGTGAAGTCTCATTGTGGAATcattaa